The following coding sequences lie in one Epinephelus moara isolate mb chromosome 17, YSFRI_EMoa_1.0, whole genome shotgun sequence genomic window:
- the LOC126404726 gene encoding 5,6-dihydroxyindole-2-carboxylic acid oxidase-like, translated as MWQGCVLVLVGAVVVSAQFPRECVTPEGLRSGQCCPSPSGLDNDPCGSSTGRGQCVSISADARPHGPQYPHDGRDDRERWPVRFFNRTCQCNGNFSGYNCGGCRHGWTGPNCDQRVSVVRRNVMQLNAEEKRAFVNALDRAKRTVHPDLVIATRRYPEIFGPDGNTVQFENITIYNYFVWTHYYSVSKTFLGAGQASFGGVDFSHEGPGFVTWHRYHLLQLERDMQDMLQDPSFALPYWNFAIGGNTCDICTDDLMGARSSFDMNSLSTNSIFAQWRVICESVEDYDTLGTICNSTETSPIRRNPAGNVNRPMVQRLPEPQDVADCLQVNAFDTPPFYSTSSESFRNTIEGYSAPKGNYDPVVRSLHNLAHLFLNGTGGQTHLSPNDPIFVLLHTYTDAIFDEWLRRHNPDSTLYPEENAPIGHNRGYNMVPFWPPVTNAEMFVTAPENLGYSYEAEWPGQPFTMTEIITMAIVSALIVVAVIFAATTCAVRARSYKMEGHQPLLGDQYQRYDADKSQSVV; from the exons ATGTGGCAGGGTTGTGTTTTGGTGCTTGTGGGCGCGGTGGTCGTGAGCGCCCAGTTCCCCAGGGAGTGTGTGACACCCGAAGGACTCAGGAGTGGACAGTGCTGCCCGTCGCCCTCTGGGCTCGACAACGATCCGTGTGGCTCCAGCACGGGGCGCGGACAGTGTGTGTCCATCTCGGCGGACGCGCGCCCGCACGGCCCTCAGTACCCGCACGACGGACGGGATGATCGGGAGCGATGGCCCGTGCGTTTCTTCAACCGTACCTGTCAATGTAACGGGAACTTCAGCGGGTATAACTGCGGCGGGTGCAGACACGGATGGACGGGGCCCAACTGTGACCAGCGAGTTTCTGTCG TAAGAAGAAACGTGATGCAGCTCAACGCGGAGGAGAAACGTGCGTTCGTGAACGCGCTGGACCGGGCTAAGCGCACGGTGCACCCAGACCTGGTGATCGCCACGCGGCGCTACCCAGAGATTTTTGGACCTGACGGCAACACCGTGCAGTTCGAGAACATCACCATCTACAATTACTTCGTGTGGACACACTACTACTCGGTCAGCAAGACGTTCCTAGGCGCGGGGCAGGCCAGCTTCGGGGGAGTGGACTTCTCGCACGAGGGGCCCGGTTTTGTCACATGGCACAGGTACCACCTGTTGCAGCTGGAGAGAGACATGCAG GACATGCTGCAAGACCCCTCCTTCGCTCTGCCCTACTGGAACTTTGCCATCGGTGGGAACACATGTGACATCTGCACAGATGACCTGATGGGAGCCAGGAGCAGCTTTGACATGAATTCCCTGAGCACCAACTCCATCTTCGCCCAGTGGAGGGTCATATGTGAGAGCGTGGAGGACTACGACACACTGGGAACCATCTGCAACA GCACTGAGACTTCTCCCATCAGACGGAACCCAGCAGGAAATGTCAACAGGCCAATGGTCCAGCGTCTCCCAGAGCCCCAGGATGTGGCGGACTGTCTGCAGGTTAACGCTTTTGACACACCGCCCTTCTACTCCACCTCCTCTGAAAGCTTCAGGAACACTATTGAAG GCTACAGCGCCCCCAAGGGGAACTATGACCCCGTGGTGAGGAGCCTCCACAACCTGGCTCATCTGTTCCTGAATGGGACAGGGGGACAGActcacctctcacccaatgacCCCATCTTCGTCCTGCTCCACACCTACACCGACGCTATATTTGACGAATGGTTGAGGAGACACAATCCAG ATTCAACTCTGTATCCTGAAGAGAACGCCCCCATTGGTCACAACAGAGGCTACAACATGGTGCCTTTCTGGCCTCCAGTGACGAACGCTGAGATGTTTGTGACCGCACCTGAAAATCTCGGTTACTCTTACGAAGCTGAATGGCCAG GTCAGCCTTTCACCATGACTGAAATCATCACCATGGCAATAGTCTCTGCCCTCATCGTCGTCGCAGTGATTTTTGCCGCCACCACATGTGCCGTGCGCGCCAGGTCCTACAAGATGGAAGGCCACCAGCCTCTGCTCGGGGATCAGTACCAGCGCTACGACGCTGACAAAAGCCAATCTGTAGTATAA